One genomic window of Anguilla anguilla isolate fAngAng1 chromosome 13, fAngAng1.pri, whole genome shotgun sequence includes the following:
- the LOC118210825 gene encoding uncharacterized protein KIAA1522-like isoform X1 produces MPDVFLAFSAIALALSFVNPAHVLSSNTPQSKPYEDIWGSKWVVPRINHHRNVVPSTDNAKFLVKGSPYSSIPSTALPKPDAEIQCGAKDMTLKISKLGSSPLHVNQNESWVAVFQKLPRCSSRKSRHRRQLPPHFGCVLSKPDGPATFPVRVAGTPLVIGCPFPPRDPTVECTTGLQLRLNGVSPGGLKIKVMGYWYPLMVICRWCGLSVELQGGELSIKAPFKGSCTETKDGVHSISLRSGDTEMVFTCSPPVYPTYPPYPYPTFPPYPYPTYPAWLTAPPTVKPPLPWPIFPPPPTPPKTIFPWPGLPYHVHPSPAPLPTAHTLQPPPSWPYVPSWPVVPQPAPAPAQPWQQPFTYQSWYAQKPDGSNAGQVTQVETSDLLGDGQASIPAKDSCELNLNSDDS; encoded by the exons ATGCCGGATGTGTTTTTAGCGTTTAGTGCTATTGCACTTGCTTTGAGTTTTGTAAATCCTGCTCATGTGTTATCTAGTAACACCCCACAAAGCAAGCCTTATGAGGACATTTGGGGTTCTAAATGGGTGGTGCCAAGAATTAACCACCACAGAAATGTTGTGCCTAGTACAGATAATGCCAAATTTCTTGTTAAAGGCTCTCCATATTCTAGTATTCCATCAACAG CTTTGCCAAAACCTGATGCTGAAATCCAGTGTGGTGCCAAGGACATGACCCTAAAAATTTCAAAACTTGGATCCTCTCCTCTGCATGTGAACCAAA ATGAGTCTTGGGTGGCGGTGTTCCAGAAGTTGCCAAGATGCAGTAGCAGGAAGTCCAGGCACCGACGACAGTTGCCACCTCATTTTGGATGTGTCCTTTCCAAACCG GATGGCCCAGCTACATTTCCTGTGAGGGTTGCCGGAACCCCTCTGGTGATTGGCTGCCCATTTCCCCCACGCGATCCTACAGTTGAGTGTACCACTGGCCTGCAGTTGCGACTTAATGGTGTCTCTCCTGGCGGCCTGAAAATCAAGG TGATGGGGTACTGGTATCCCCTGATGGTTATTTGTAGATGGTGTGGACTCTCTGTGGAACTGCAGGGTGGAGAGCTGTCCATTAAGGCTCCATTCAAAGGCTCCTGCACTGAAACTAAG GATGGTGTCCATAGTATTTCTCTTCGTTCAGGAGATACCGAAATGGTTTTCACCTGCTCACCACCAGTCTACCCTACATACCCACCTTACCCTTACCCCACATTCCCTCCCTATCCTTACCCTACATACCCCGCTTGGTTAACTGCCCCACCTACTGTTAAACCTCCACTCCCATGGCCCATtttccctccacctcccacacCTCCCAAAACTATATTCCCTTGGCCAGGCCTGCCTTACCATGTCCATCCTTCTCCTGCACCATTGCCAACTGCCCACACTCTTCAGCCTCCACCCTCCTGGCCATATGTACCCTCCTGGCCTGTTGTGCCTCAACCTGCACCTGCTCCTGCGCAGCCTTGGCAACAGCCTTTCACATACCAGAGCTGGTATGCCCAAAAACCTGATGGCTCCAATGCAGGTCAAGTGACACAAGTTGAAACTTCTGATCTGCTGGGAGATGGACAAGCAAGTATACCTGCCAAGGATAGCTGTGAGTTGAACTTGAACAGTGATG ACAGTTGA
- the LOC118210825 gene encoding uncharacterized protein KIAA1522-like isoform X2 encodes MPDVFLAFSAIALALSFVNPAHVLSSNTPQSKPYEDIWGSKWVVPRINHHRNVVPSTDNAKFLVKGSPYSSIPSTALPKPDAEIQCGAKDMTLKISKLGSSPLHVNQNESWVAVFQKLPRCSSRKSRHRRQLPPHFGCVLSKPDGPATFPVRVAGTPLVIGCPFPPRDPTVECTTGLQLRLNGVSPGGLKIKVMGYWYPLMVICRWCGLSVELQGGELSIKAPFKGSCTETKDGVHSISLRSGDTEMVFTCSPPVYPTYPPYPYPTFPPYPYPTYPAWLTAPPTVKPPLPWPIFPPPPTPPKTIFPWPGLPYHVHPSPAPLPTAHTLQPPPSWPYVPSWPVVPQPAPAPAQPWQQPFTYQSWYAQKPDGSNAGQVTQVETSDLLGDGQASIPAKDSYS; translated from the exons ATGCCGGATGTGTTTTTAGCGTTTAGTGCTATTGCACTTGCTTTGAGTTTTGTAAATCCTGCTCATGTGTTATCTAGTAACACCCCACAAAGCAAGCCTTATGAGGACATTTGGGGTTCTAAATGGGTGGTGCCAAGAATTAACCACCACAGAAATGTTGTGCCTAGTACAGATAATGCCAAATTTCTTGTTAAAGGCTCTCCATATTCTAGTATTCCATCAACAG CTTTGCCAAAACCTGATGCTGAAATCCAGTGTGGTGCCAAGGACATGACCCTAAAAATTTCAAAACTTGGATCCTCTCCTCTGCATGTGAACCAAA ATGAGTCTTGGGTGGCGGTGTTCCAGAAGTTGCCAAGATGCAGTAGCAGGAAGTCCAGGCACCGACGACAGTTGCCACCTCATTTTGGATGTGTCCTTTCCAAACCG GATGGCCCAGCTACATTTCCTGTGAGGGTTGCCGGAACCCCTCTGGTGATTGGCTGCCCATTTCCCCCACGCGATCCTACAGTTGAGTGTACCACTGGCCTGCAGTTGCGACTTAATGGTGTCTCTCCTGGCGGCCTGAAAATCAAGG TGATGGGGTACTGGTATCCCCTGATGGTTATTTGTAGATGGTGTGGACTCTCTGTGGAACTGCAGGGTGGAGAGCTGTCCATTAAGGCTCCATTCAAAGGCTCCTGCACTGAAACTAAG GATGGTGTCCATAGTATTTCTCTTCGTTCAGGAGATACCGAAATGGTTTTCACCTGCTCACCACCAGTCTACCCTACATACCCACCTTACCCTTACCCCACATTCCCTCCCTATCCTTACCCTACATACCCCGCTTGGTTAACTGCCCCACCTACTGTTAAACCTCCACTCCCATGGCCCATtttccctccacctcccacacCTCCCAAAACTATATTCCCTTGGCCAGGCCTGCCTTACCATGTCCATCCTTCTCCTGCACCATTGCCAACTGCCCACACTCTTCAGCCTCCACCCTCCTGGCCATATGTACCCTCCTGGCCTGTTGTGCCTCAACCTGCACCTGCTCCTGCGCAGCCTTGGCAACAGCCTTTCACATACCAGAGCTGGTATGCCCAAAAACCTGATGGCTCCAATGCAGGTCAAGTGACACAAGTTGAAACTTCTGATCTGCTGGGAGATGGACAAGCAAGTATACCTGCCAAGGATAGCT ACAGTTGA